TTTCTTAAAGACAGATAAACATTGTCGATGTATTCAGGCGTGATGAACATAGTCTTTCTTCCTTCTACATTAATGTTCAGGTTCTTCAGTAAACCAACAAATTGTTTGGTTTTAGGCGCTTCGAGTTGCAGATCTTCAACGATGATGATGCTGTTTTCCTTAGCTTTAATAGACAAAGCGGAGATCTTAGCGAGATCTTTCACTTTTCTGTTCAGTTTAATGCCCCAACCATGAGGTTTAGGTCCGAAGATGGTACCACCACCTTTATAGAGCGGGTTACGGATGTTACCTTTACGGGCACCACCAGTACCTTTTTGTTTGTGCAGTTTGCGGGAAGCACCTTTTACTTCAGCTCTGGTTTTTACCTTGTGGGTACCCTGACGCTGAGCGGCGAGGTATTGCTTAACAGCCAGGTAGATTACGTGGTTGTTAGGCTCTACACCAAAGATCTCTTCAGGGAGCTCGATGGATCTTCCGGTTTTCTTACCTTCTTTATTTAAAATATCTACTTGCATGTTACTTCTGGATTAAAACGATTGAACCATTGTGGCCGGGAACGGAACCACTTACCAGGATATAATTCTTTTCAGGGAATATTTTCAGGATCTTCAGACCTTTCACTTTCACTCTTTCGTTACCTGTCTGGCCGGCCATACGCATACCCTTGAAAACGCGAGAAGGATAAGATGATCCACCAACAGAACCAGGAGCCCTGCTTCTATCGTGCTGACCGTGGGTAGCTTCACCCACACCACCGAATCCATGGCGTTTAACAACACCCTGGAAGCCTTTACCTTTGGAAGTGCCTACAACGTCAATTGTTTCGCCTTCTGCGAAGATGTCGCAGGTGATAGATTCACCGAGGGCTTTCTGTACATCCGGGTTACGGAATTCTTTTACAAAACGTTTGGGAGAGGTGCTTGCTTTCGCGAAGTGATTACTTTCTGCTTTTGTAGTGTGTTTTTCTTTCTTTTCACCGAAAGAAACCTGAATAGCGTTGTAACCATCTGATTCCAGGGATTTTACCTGTGTTACAACGTTGGGACCAGCTTCGATAATGGTGCAGGCAGTCTGCTTACCATTAGCTTCGAAGATACTGGTCATACCAATCTTTTTGCCAATAATACCTTTCATTTTTATATGATTTTACCCAGCGCCTGGGGGATTTCCAGCTATCCCCAGGATGGGCGGTTAAATACATTTATTGGGCGGCCGCCCAGAAGGCGCGACCTATATTTGTTTGTTAAAATTGTTATCTTACTGAAAATCAGTAAGATAACCATAAATCAATTAAAGGCCGGCCTTTTGCCCGCCTTGCTGTTGTCCTTATGCTTTAATTTCAACTTCAACTCCGGAAGGTAAATCGAGCTTGCTCAGCGCGTCTACAGTTCTGGAAGAAGAGGTATAAATATCCAGTAAACGTTTGTGGGTACACAGTTGGAACTGCTCGCGCGCTTTCTTGTTAACGTGCGGAGAACGTAATACTGTAAATATTTTCTTCTCTGTAGGTAAAGGAATTGGACCTGTTACCACGGCACCCGTGTTACGTACGGTTTTAACGATCTTCTCAGCAGACTTGTCTACCAGGTTATGATCGTAGGACTTCAGCTTGATTCTTATTCTCTGAGACATATGCAATGAACTACTTCTAATAAGTTTTTTCCCAATACAATTTGGGAGGGCAAAGGTAACCCGGTTTTTTCTATTTGGCAAATAATTCTCAGGAAAAATATAAAGATACCGGGCTATTGGGTGGTGCCGGTAACGCAGGAAGAAGATTAGAGGCTTGTCAGCAGGGCAATAAGGCTTCAGAAATCATTCATTGTGTGTACGTTAAGCCTTATGGTAACTTCACATGCTCGTTTTGACAAATATAGGAAAACAAATGTCAAAACCAAAAAAAGGAGAATTATCTGATAATTTTTTTTGAAGATCCGGGTAAAAATCAGTCGGTACCAGGTTATTTGTGGCACAGCAGAGGTTGCCATACTGTTGGCGGATGTTTATATAAAAGAAAGTAAGGTCTGGCGGGTTCAAAAAAAGGGTTGCTCCTGCTTACCTGGAGCAACCCCCTGGAGAATGATTAAAGTGGTTTGAGAGTACACCGTTGGTTAATCTACCATCGATTAAAGCGGTAAACCACCGCCTAAGCCACCTAATAATGATTTTACTAATCCTAAGATCAGGGCCAGCAGTTGAGATACTAAATCCATTGGAAAAGGTTTTATAAGATATTGCCTACTCTATTATCTGGTTTTCAGCGATTCCCAGTTGTTATTCGATTAACGGTCTCTAAATTAACAGCTTCCATTCAATAGGCAGGTGTTCATTTCTATTCATTTTAAAATAGAATTCTTATTCTGTTCAATCAGCTCCCATATTGGGTTTCGCGATGGATCATATAATAAAAAGGGGTTATTTTTCACAAATATCCTCTTCAACAGGAAATACCAAAGAAGAGATACAGCTTGTTAGATATCCTACTCATCAGCAGTTATCCGGGAAAGAAACCTGTGGGTTAATTTCAGGTTGTTGTTTCATTAACTGCACCTGCATGCAACGTCCGGGATATGTTGAGTGCCTGTCAGAGATACTATGTCGAATGCAATTGGACAAAACCGGCCGATTTCATGATTGCCGGGAGCGGCGACCAGCTTTTCAGGCATCCTGAACCATAGAATGCCAACCAGCCACCACAACGCGAAGCCTTTGATCGCGGCAGCACTCCTAAAAGAAAAAGGGTTGCTCCCGCTTACCTGGAGCAACCCTTTTTAATAACTCAATTTGGTTTGAGAAGTACACCGTTGGTCAGTCGACCATCGATTAAAGCGGTAAGCCAGTACCACCCAATAATGATTTTACTAATCCTAAGATCAGTGTCAGCAGTTGATTAATTAATGCCATGGGAAAGGTTTTTATAAGATACTGCCTACTCTATTGTCTGGTTTTCGGCAATTCCCAGTTGTTATTCAGTTAACAGTATCTAAATTAATGGCTCTTGGTCAATAAGCAGTCGTTCATTTTATTCATTCCAAAGGAACATTCATGTTTTGTTCATTTGGCTACCACAAAGCATTTCAGGGCATATTACATGATAAAAAAGAGGTTGTTCTTTTCATGAACAACCTCTTCAATAAAGTGTGTAAGGGTAAATAGTAACCTGACAGGAATACTCCCTTACTGCAGGAGCTCCTGATTACAGGCCACCCAGTAATGACTTCAGCAGGCCGATGATAGTTGCCAGCAGTTGATTCAGTAAATTCATAAGATAATGTTTACTACAGGTTACACCTACTCTTTTGATTTGGTTTTCGGCAATCCCATTACTTAGCGCATAAGCATGGACCGAAATTACAGGCTATTCTTCTAAAATCCTTCGTTCATTTTGTTCAGTTCGGCATCCTAATATAATATATCGTTCAATCTACCACTGTGCTACGTAATAACATTAATCATATATACCAGGGAAAAGAATATGTTGAATATATAATATACCACCACGAGATTTATCACCTACAGGAGATCTTATCACGAAAGCGATTTATCATAGAGCAAAAGAACAGGCATTAATACGACCAGGGTTCACATGATGGGCAGGCATTATTTGAGCATGCTTAAAAGAATAGCTGTACCCTGTGCAATAAGACTCTTTTCCTGCTGAAAATTTGCCTAAGTATAGAAGTTGAGTGCATACCTGCTACGGCAACAATTCTCTAAATATTCAATACGCTTCTGTAAAAATGCTGTCTATCAAATTTGCCAGCGTAAACGTTCTGTAGCGCCATTATAGCTTATACATATTGAAGCGGGGTATGTCAACGATGCGACATACCCCGCTTTAAAAGATAAGTTTGTTTTCAAGGGATGATGACAGCTACCAATTATCGACGTATTACGTCGGCAGGCGGGCATCATTACCCTGATTGCGGCTCAGCTCCTTTCAGCCGGCGTTCCTGATGCTATAGTCAGGCTATACAATCATATACCACTGAGAGCATTTTGTAGGATACCCAGCAGCCCATAAAGGAAAGTACCTAAAGAATCAAGGAGCATAAACCTGCCTTTTTGTTTTTCATGCCTACTCTGTTACATGGTTTTCGGCAATCCCATTAGAAAATACCCTTGAATAACGCGGGTAATTACAGGGCTGCGCCTAAAACGATGTTCACGAACTTTAAGATTGCAGCGAGGATGGTAGTAGCCATAAATGATTTTTTTAGGATACAGTGCTTACTATTTTCAGGGTCTTCAGCAATTCCCTATGCCCGCTCCCTTGCGGACATATTGCTAAAATAGTGGGTTTAGGCCAAAAGAGCCTGTTCAGTTAGTTCATTGCCCGAGGCTGTATTCATTTTATTCAGAGAAGCTTTTTTGCCCATAGCTGCCAGCTTTTAGCCTTTAGCAAAATGCAGCGAAGACTAACATTTCATCTGTGTTAATCTTCGCTGCATTTTTGCTAAAAGCCAGTAGTTGTTTCTTATTATTTCCCTCTTTCTTCCTTATAGATCTGCTTGGCTTTCGCAGAAGGCAGGAAGATCTGGAAACCAATACCCAAATTCAGTCTATTGGAAGTAGCTGCGCTACCAAAGCCAACAGTAAGGTCGTATTTCAGTAAGCCTTCCAAACCAATATTAGGAGTGATAAAATAGGAAATACCAGGACCAACGCCTATATCCCAACCATTTGTAGATGGTCCATTTGCCTGATTACGGCCAGCAAATCCTGTTGATCCTTCCAGAAAAAACCGAACTCTTTTCGAAAACTCCAGTTTTCTGACATTTTTATCTTCAACATAATAACGAGCCAGGGCACCTACGCCGTAGTTAACATCGGTACCTCCACCATTTGGGTGTGTGAGTACTCCCAGGTTCACGTATCCCCCCAATGCAAGACCATCCTTAATAAACCATGCTGCCTTTGGAGTAAGATCAAAGCTGAATTGGGTGCCATCCTGAAAATTCAACCCCAGATTTGCCAGGTTACCGCCAACCATAATGTTTCCTTTCTGGATCTGGGCGTTAACTGCAGTACCACACAATAGCGCCGCTACGGCAAGGGTTAATAGACGAAATCTTTTCATAGTTTGATTTTTAGTTTAACAAATAAATTTTCAATGAATAAAACCAATGAATAAGCACTTGCAAACAAAAGCGCTCTGCTTATTTTGCTCGCTTATAAATAGTTGTTAAAAAAATAAAAGGCAGGGGGATAATATGGAGTTAATCTTTTCTGACTGCGTCAAACAAACTACAGCACATGACAGCCAAAATGCTGTTATTGGTGCAAATGTACTGGAAATGAATCAAATAAACATTCCATCTTCTAAAAAAATCTCAAAAAAGCCTTTCTTTATAATTCTAATTTTCTCCCAACATGAATATTTATCCTTATTCATTATAAGTATAACATTTGAACAGCGATGTTGTTGAAAGGAATAATATTAAAGTAAAAATTTAGCGAATACCTGCGCCTGCCATTTGTTTTACACCAGATGCAACCATTTCATTGAGCATATCGATATGCGTACAAAATGTTCCCTGTTTCTGCAGGAAGCGCAAAAAACCTTCCAGCTTTTGCTGCATCTTCCGGCCTGATACATTGCGGATATAAGCAGGCAGGCCAAACCCTTTGAGATCGGTCAATTCCCAGGGATGGAAATAGAAGGAGAGGTATTCGTCTTTCCGGAGCACTCTTGTGGAAAAGTGCCGGGTAATCCATAAAGGCATATTCTTGACGCTTAGCCAGAATATAGGATATCGTATGAGAGGAGAAACGGAAGATGGAATAATCCAGGTATCTTCTTCTTTGAAGACAGTGCGTGGCAGATGCCAGTTATTGTACCGGCCCGGGAGCCAGGTAGGGTTTACGGATGCATCGTACAGATAGCCGGCTTCTTTCAGGGCGGCCAGGTTTACTTTACGCAGACGGGGCATACGGAAGCCATAAACGGTTTGTCCGCTGATTTCCTGGAGGGCCAAACGGGATCCTTCCAGGTCGGCATCTGAGAAGGAGCTGTGATAATAAGCATGAGAAGCTATTTCGTGCCGGGCAGCCATTTGCCTCACGAGTTCGGGGTAATGCTGCGCCCAATATGCGGTAATAAAGAATGTTGCGCGCACATCATATTTATCAAATAAAGCCAGCGTGGCCTGCAGGCCACTCCTGGAGATTTCGAGCTTTTCCTGGAGTGATACCTGCTGGCCAAATTCTTCCGGGATATCAAATTCCTCTACATCAACGCTGATCAGTATCCTTTTCGGTTTCTTCATAAAAATTTAAGCAGCTGATGAGCCGATGACGATCCTGCAATAATTCAGCACTTCTTTCATCAGCAATTTGAGACGGAAAGAAGAAAACTGAATACCCGGGCGGCAGACTACATCTACGGCTCCGATTTTAAGATGGGGGCGGCGACCTGCTTTATATAAGAATTCGCTATCGTACAGAAATCCGTTGACCTTGGTTTTCAACAATATATTTCTGCCATATGCATTAAATCCCTTGAGGCCGGCCTGGGCATCTTCCACCTTCAAATCCAGTACCACTCTGTTCAGGAAACGGCTGATCCTGGTAATATTACGGCGTTTGCGGGGAAGCTTTTCGAGATAAGCGGCCCCTCTTTCGCCGGCTACCACATCGAGCCCCTGTATCAGGCGGTCGTAGGTTTGCCTGATCACGTCCACGCCAAAAGGAAAATCCAGATCAGTATAGATC
The genomic region above belongs to Chitinophaga sp. 180180018-3 and contains:
- a CDS encoding polysaccharide deacetylase family protein; translated protein: MKKPKRILISVDVEEFDIPEEFGQQVSLQEKLEISRSGLQATLALFDKYDVRATFFITAYWAQHYPELVRQMAARHEIASHAYYHSSFSDADLEGSRLALQEISGQTVYGFRMPRLRKVNLAALKEAGYLYDASVNPTWLPGRYNNWHLPRTVFKEEDTWIIPSSVSPLIRYPIFWLSVKNMPLWITRHFSTRVLRKDEYLSFYFHPWELTDLKGFGLPAYIRNVSGRKMQQKLEGFLRFLQKQGTFCTHIDMLNEMVASGVKQMAGAGIR
- the rplD gene encoding 50S ribosomal protein L4 gives rise to the protein MQVDILNKEGKKTGRSIELPEEIFGVEPNNHVIYLAVKQYLAAQRQGTHKVKTRAEVKGASRKLHKQKGTGGARKGNIRNPLYKGGGTIFGPKPHGWGIKLNRKVKDLAKISALSIKAKENSIIIVEDLQLEAPKTKQFVGLLKNLNINVEGRKTMFITPEYIDNVYLSLRNIPTVDGAVLSDINTYDIMNSNYIVFTESAAKIFVEEPAEA
- the rplC gene encoding 50S ribosomal protein L3, which gives rise to MKGIIGKKIGMTSIFEANGKQTACTIIEAGPNVVTQVKSLESDGYNAIQVSFGEKKEKHTTKAESNHFAKASTSPKRFVKEFRNPDVQKALGESITCDIFAEGETIDVVGTSKGKGFQGVVKRHGFGGVGEATHGQHDRSRAPGSVGGSSYPSRVFKGMRMAGQTGNERVKVKGLKILKIFPEKNYILVSGSVPGHNGSIVLIQK
- the rpsJ gene encoding 30S ribosomal protein S10, yielding MSQRIRIKLKSYDHNLVDKSAEKIVKTVRNTGAVVTGPIPLPTEKKIFTVLRSPHVNKKAREQFQLCTHKRLLDIYTSSSRTVDALSKLDLPSGVEVEIKA
- a CDS encoding glycosyltransferase; the protein is MSLELLQAPPTTVVHTSGELVTLSPGLDLILPCWNPSGPWVESLIRHYHEVTTLMGKVPVQLILVNDGSQRNFTRQHISWLEAAIPGIIIVSYTRNRGKGYAVREGVKRSQHAYQIYTDLDFPFGVDVIRQTYDRLIQGLDVVAGERGAAYLEKLPRKRRNITRISRFLNRVVLDLKVEDAQAGLKGFNAYGRNILLKTKVNGFLYDSEFLYKAGRRPHLKIGAVDVVCRPGIQFSSFRLKLLMKEVLNYCRIVIGSSAA